A DNA window from Eikenella exigua contains the following coding sequences:
- the yidC gene encoding membrane protein insertase YidC, which produces MESNNELKRTAVFAIIAILTLMVWNYFNPQPQQPEQAAAQTEQQAAAPVAGNDLPPTKPITVSTDTLQAVIDENSGDLRGLDLLKHNSAGDASKTFTLLSDNSEHKYLVQSLLIDQKGNYLLQDSSFKAPQNSYTLNGDTLEVRLSAPETNGVQVDKVYTFRKGSYLIDVRFDITNHTDTPLKLDGVYRVLRDNSTPEGSGYFNQTYVGPVAYTPDGNFQKVPFKDLDDDFESKRDRADYQRTATSGWVGFTQHYFTTVWVLQPKDGNSICQNGNCLLDIKRRSDNLYSAGVRVPLPAIAAGQKLSVPAELYAGPQEYAVISKVADRLELVKDYGRTHVVAAPLFGLLNWLHSLIGNWGWSIVLLTIIVKTLLLPLTNASYRSMAKMRAVAPKLEMLKKQHGDDRAALQQAMMKMYKDEKINPLGGCLPMLLQFPVFIGLYWVLLASVELRQAPWGWVADLARPDPLYILPILMALTMYIQTKLSPPPSDPMQAKMMKIMPLAFSVMFFFFPAGLVLYYVVNNLLSMAQQWLINRKINGTAKL; this is translated from the coding sequence ATGGAATCCAACAATGAATTGAAGCGGACGGCGGTTTTCGCCATTATCGCTATCCTGACCCTGATGGTTTGGAATTATTTCAATCCCCAACCGCAGCAGCCCGAACAGGCCGCAGCGCAGACGGAGCAGCAAGCCGCCGCCCCCGTTGCCGGGAACGATTTGCCACCTACCAAACCGATTACCGTAAGTACCGACACGCTCCAAGCCGTGATCGATGAAAACAGTGGCGATTTGCGCGGGTTGGATTTACTCAAACACAACTCCGCCGGCGATGCCAGCAAAACCTTCACCCTGCTTTCCGACAACAGCGAACACAAATATTTGGTGCAATCGCTGCTGATCGACCAAAAAGGTAACTACCTGTTACAAGACAGCAGCTTCAAAGCCCCGCAAAACAGCTACACCCTCAATGGAGATACGCTGGAAGTGCGCTTGAGCGCGCCAGAAACCAACGGCGTTCAGGTAGACAAAGTGTACACCTTCCGTAAAGGCAGCTACCTTATTGATGTACGGTTCGATATTACCAACCACACTGATACCCCGCTGAAGCTGGACGGCGTGTATCGTGTGCTGCGCGACAACAGCACGCCCGAGGGCAGCGGTTATTTCAACCAAACCTATGTCGGCCCAGTAGCCTACACGCCCGATGGTAACTTCCAAAAAGTGCCGTTTAAAGATTTGGACGACGACTTCGAAAGCAAACGTGATCGCGCCGATTACCAGCGCACCGCTACCAGCGGCTGGGTTGGCTTCACTCAGCACTACTTCACCACCGTATGGGTGTTACAGCCCAAAGATGGCAACAGCATCTGCCAAAACGGCAACTGCTTGCTCGATATCAAACGCCGTAGCGACAACCTTTACTCCGCCGGCGTGCGTGTGCCGCTGCCCGCGATTGCTGCTGGCCAGAAACTGAGCGTGCCTGCCGAATTGTATGCCGGCCCGCAGGAATACGCCGTGATCAGCAAAGTGGCTGACCGCTTGGAGCTGGTGAAAGACTATGGCCGTACCCATGTGGTGGCCGCGCCGCTGTTCGGCTTGCTCAACTGGCTGCACAGTCTCATCGGCAACTGGGGCTGGTCCATCGTTTTGCTGACCATCATCGTCAAAACCCTGCTGCTGCCGCTCACCAACGCATCCTACCGCTCCATGGCCAAGATGCGTGCCGTTGCACCTAAGCTGGAAATGCTGAAAAAACAGCACGGTGACGACCGTGCAGCGCTGCAACAGGCCATGATGAAGATGTATAAAGACGAGAAAATCAACCCTCTGGGCGGCTGCCTACCCATGCTGTTGCAGTTCCCCGTGTTTATCGGTCTGTATTGGGTGCTGCTCGCCTCTGTTGAGCTGCGCCAAGCCCCGTGGGGCTGGGTGGCTGACCTGGCTCGCCCCGACCCACTCTACATCCTGCCAATTCTGATGGCGCTGACCATGTATATCCAAACCAAACTCAGCCCACCACCGAGCGACCCGATGCAGGCCAAAATGATGAAAATCATGCCGCTGGCTTTTTCCGTGATGTTCTTCTTCTTCCCCGCCGGCCTGGTGCTCTACTATGTGGTGAACAACCTCTTGAGTATGGCGCAACAGTGGCTGATTAATCGGAAAATCAATGGTACCGCCAAGCTTTAA
- the yidD gene encoding membrane protein insertion efficiency factor YidD: MLAKILLGLIRFYQYAISPLLLPRCRYQPTCSQYAIEAVSKYGALKGGWLAAKRISRCHPWGGSGYDPVP; this comes from the coding sequence ATGCTAGCCAAAATCCTGCTGGGGCTGATCCGGTTTTACCAATACGCAATCAGCCCGCTGCTGCTGCCGCGCTGCCGTTATCAGCCCACTTGTTCGCAATACGCCATTGAGGCGGTGAGCAAATACGGTGCGCTCAAAGGCGGCTGGCTGGCAGCCAAGCGCATCAGCCGTTGCCATCCGTGGGGAGGCAGCGGCTACGACCCTGTGCCTTAA
- the rnpA gene encoding ribonuclease P protein component → MDYCFGKPYRLLKTDDFSSVFALRRLKSRPDIQLWHKPNGLGHPRLGLVVAKKTARRANRRNYMKRTLREWFRLNRHHLDSSDLVIRVCRPFGKAERQQVLAQLEQIVPKKPC, encoded by the coding sequence GTGGATTACTGTTTCGGCAAACCATACCGCTTACTGAAAACGGATGATTTCTCATCCGTTTTTGCTTTACGCCGGCTGAAATCGCGGCCGGATATCCAACTGTGGCACAAGCCCAACGGGCTGGGACATCCGCGGCTGGGTTTGGTGGTGGCCAAGAAAACTGCCCGACGTGCCAACCGCCGCAATTATATGAAACGCACGCTGCGCGAATGGTTCCGTCTCAATCGGCACCATTTAGACAGCAGCGATTTGGTGATTCGCGTGTGCCGTCCGTTCGGCAAGGCAGAGCGGCAGCAGGTGTTGGCACAGTTGGAACAGATTGTACCGAAAAAACCATGCTAG